The following coding sequences are from one Streptococcus sp. NPS 308 window:
- a CDS encoding DUF3592 domain-containing protein, whose amino-acid sequence MTKEMIGLIVGTVVTLLSFVFVCGTFLYLYLRERKMVRLAQSSVEGTVVGYSRFREGYPPIVEYTVDGLTYKKTLQYFMIKTVTTPWGPTKVSNDYTREEMLAPSITRYSNSFVSFDSLMQTHFPLHSELTVWYDPDKPTRAYVERYSGMDKFYKWFGIGFGLALVLVYGIVILAFLSKI is encoded by the coding sequence ATGACTAAAGAAATGATTGGTTTGATAGTTGGGACAGTCGTCACTCTCCTATCTTTTGTGTTTGTATGCGGCACCTTTCTCTACCTCTATCTTCGAGAACGAAAGATGGTACGGCTTGCCCAGTCATCTGTAGAGGGAACGGTTGTTGGCTATAGTCGTTTTCGTGAGGGTTATCCACCTATCGTTGAATACACGGTGGATGGGCTTACTTATAAGAAAACCTTGCAGTATTTTATGATCAAAACGGTCACGACTCCGTGGGGGCCTACTAAGGTTTCAAATGATTATACAAGGGAAGAAATGCTGGCGCCTTCCATCACTCGCTACAGCAACTCCTTTGTTTCCTTTGATAGCTTGATGCAGACCCATTTCCCCCTTCATTCGGAGCTAACGGTCTGGTATGATCCAGACAAGCCGACCAGGGCCTATGTCGAACGCTATAGCGGGATGGACAAGTTTTACAAGTGGTTTGGTATCGGATTTGGACTGGCCCTAGTCCTGGTCTATGGGATAGTAATCCTAGCCTTTTTGTCCAAGATATAA
- a CDS encoding metal-sensitive transcriptional regulator produces MTNSKYITRLKRSEGQLRGIQKMIEEDRDCADIITQLTAVRSSVERVIEMMITENLTACINQPLEDPEAQKERLEKAVQYLIKRK; encoded by the coding sequence ATGACAAACTCAAAGTATATAACACGCCTGAAACGTTCAGAGGGCCAGTTGCGTGGGATCCAAAAGATGATAGAAGAAGATCGTGACTGCGCAGATATCATTACCCAGTTGACTGCAGTGCGCTCCAGTGTTGAGCGCGTGATTGAGATGATGATTACCGAAAATCTCACTGCTTGCATCAACCAACCGCTAGAGGACCCTGAGGCTCAAAAGGAACGCTTGGAAAAGGCTGTTCAGTACCTAATCAAACGAAAATAA
- a CDS encoding rhodanese-like domain-containing protein → MVTNISMADFYEKYQHEHLDLIDVREVHEFQAGHAPGAKNLPLSTLEQGYKELKPDHEYHVICQGGVRSASACQFLSAQGLTVTNVEGGMNAWPGQVE, encoded by the coding sequence ATGGTAACTAATATCAGCATGGCTGACTTTTATGAAAAATATCAACATGAACATCTAGATCTTATCGATGTCCGTGAAGTACATGAATTCCAAGCAGGACATGCACCAGGTGCCAAAAATCTTCCGTTAAGTACCTTGGAGCAAGGCTACAAAGAACTCAAACCTGACCATGAATACCATGTCATCTGTCAAGGTGGAGTGCGTTCTGCTTCTGCCTGTCAATTTCTCAGCGCCCAGGGCCTCACCGTTACCAATGTAGAAGGTGGTATGAACGCTTGGCCCGGTCAAGTAGAATAA
- a CDS encoding FAD-dependent oxidoreductase, translated as MKIIIVGGVAGGMSAATRLRRLIEDAEITIFEKGPFVSFANCGLPYYVSGEIANRDSLLVQTPESLKARFNLDVRPFHEVISISPAEHTVTVRHDGQEFTESYDKLILSPGAKPFVPSIEGLAEAKNAYTLRNVPNLDEIMVALDNHSKEAVVIGAGFIGLEMAENLTKRGLQVTIIEKAPHVLPPLDHEMAAFVQAELLSNGVRVITSQSATRFEDQGKVIVLENGQKITSDLTILSVGVEPENGLAKAAGIELGLRGGILVDEHYETSQKDIFAVGDAIVVKQEITGQDALISLASPANRQGRQVADVIAGLGRTNKGSIGTAIVRAFDMTAASTGLSERILSMNQLPYKALHVSGKDHAGYYPGATDMTLKLLFEPNTGKIYGAQGVGKKGVDKRIDILATAIKGNLTVFDLPELEFTYAPPFGSAKDPVNMLGYAALNLIEGLSDNVQWYQLEDELAKGKKFLDVRTSGEFQSGRLKVDTIHIPLNELRERLDELDKNQAYIVSCHSGLRSYIAERILKQAGFTVQNLDGAYSLYKMANPEGVEYGN; from the coding sequence ATGAAGATTATCATTGTCGGGGGAGTTGCAGGCGGTATGTCAGCAGCAACCCGCCTCAGACGTCTCATAGAAGACGCTGAAATCACTATTTTTGAGAAAGGTCCCTTTGTTTCCTTTGCAAACTGCGGACTTCCTTACTATGTTTCAGGAGAAATTGCAAATCGTGACAGCTTATTAGTCCAAACTCCTGAAAGTCTCAAAGCACGGTTTAATCTGGATGTGCGACCATTTCACGAGGTCATCAGCATTTCGCCAGCAGAGCACACTGTGACCGTACGCCATGATGGACAGGAATTCACAGAAAGCTACGATAAGTTGATCCTCTCCCCAGGAGCTAAACCATTTGTTCCTAGCATTGAAGGTTTGGCAGAAGCTAAGAATGCCTACACGCTTCGCAATGTTCCCAATCTTGATGAAATTATGGTGGCCTTGGACAATCATTCAAAAGAAGCTGTCGTTATCGGTGCAGGCTTTATCGGGCTTGAAATGGCTGAAAACCTGACCAAACGTGGATTGCAAGTTACCATCATTGAGAAAGCACCCCATGTCTTGCCACCATTAGATCACGAAATGGCAGCCTTTGTCCAAGCAGAATTGCTGTCAAACGGCGTTCGCGTTATCACTTCTCAGTCTGCGACTCGATTTGAAGACCAAGGAAAAGTCATCGTTCTCGAAAACGGTCAAAAGATCACTTCTGACCTCACCATCCTTTCTGTCGGTGTTGAGCCTGAAAATGGACTGGCTAAAGCTGCGGGGATTGAACTGGGACTTCGTGGTGGAATCCTGGTCGATGAACATTACGAAACCAGTCAAAAAGATATTTTTGCAGTTGGGGATGCCATCGTCGTCAAGCAAGAGATTACGGGCCAAGACGCCCTCATCTCTCTTGCTTCTCCTGCCAATCGTCAGGGACGCCAAGTGGCGGACGTCATCGCAGGACTTGGTCGTACAAACAAGGGAAGTATCGGCACTGCGATCGTTCGTGCCTTTGATATGACAGCTGCTTCGACTGGTCTCAGCGAGCGTATCCTTAGCATGAATCAACTTCCTTACAAGGCACTTCATGTCAGTGGAAAAGACCACGCCGGTTATTATCCTGGCGCTACTGATATGACCTTGAAGCTCCTCTTCGAACCAAACACTGGAAAAATCTATGGTGCCCAAGGAGTTGGGAAGAAAGGTGTTGACAAGCGAATTGATATCCTAGCAACTGCTATCAAGGGAAATCTCACCGTCTTTGACCTACCAGAGTTAGAGTTTACCTATGCGCCACCATTTGGCTCTGCCAAGGATCCCGTCAATATGCTGGGCTACGCAGCCTTGAACCTTATCGAAGGTCTCAGCGACAACGTTCAATGGTACCAGCTCGAAGACGAACTGGCCAAGGGAAAGAAATTCCTTGATGTACGGACAAGTGGCGAATTCCAAAGTGGTCGACTTAAGGTTGACACCATCCACATCCCCCTAAACGAACTACGGGAACGCTTGGATGAACTAGACAAGAACCAAGCCTACATCGTTAGCTGCCACAGTGGTTTACGCAGCTATATCGCAGAGCGTATCCTCAAGCAAGCAGGATTTACCGTCCAAAACCTTGACGGCGCTTATTCACTATACAAAATGGCTAACCCAGAAGGAGTAGAATATGGTAACTAA